The window GACAACCTTGATGGTCAGATCCGGTTCGCCGTAGAGCAGCTCGGGTGCCAAAAGCTTGGTCGACGTCGACTGGCTCTCGATGCCCTCCCACTGGGCCCGGAGGCGGTTGATGTCGTGGGTGAGCTCTTCCTCGGACGCGCCCTCCGCAGCGGTGCGGACAATGACGCCCGCATCCTCGGGCAGGCGGTCTTTGAGGATCCGCTTGAGGCGGTTGCGTTCGACGTCGGGCAGCTTACGGGAGATGCCGGTCATGGAACCGCCGGGGACGTACACGAGGTAGCGTCCGGGCAGTGAAATCTGGCTCGTGAGGCGGGCGCCCTTGTGGCCGACCGGGTCCTTGGTGACCTGGACCAGGACGGGGTCGCCGGACTTCAGCGCGTTCTCAATCCTGCGCTGCTTGCCTTCAAGGTTAACGGACTCCCAGTTGACTTCGCCGGCGTAGAGGACGGCGTTGCGTCCGCGTCCGATGTCAACGAAAGCGGCTTCCATGGACGGCAGCACGTTCTGGACTTTGCCCAGGTAGACGTTGCCGATCAGGGAGTCCTGCTGGGTCTTCGAGACGAAGTGTTCGGCCAGCACACCGTCTTCGAGGACGCCGATCTGGATTCTGTCGTCGCGCTGGCGGACGATCATCTGGCGGTCCACGGATTCCCGGCGGGCCAGGAACTCGGCCTCGGTGATGACGGTACGGCGGCGGCCGGTGTCGCGGGATTCGCGGCGGCGCTGCTTCTTTGCTTCGAGCCGGGTGGATCCCTTCAGGGACGTGACGCGGTTGTTGACGGGAGCCTCGGTGGCAGCGCGGGGTGCGCGGACCCGGGTCACTGTGTTGGGCGGATCGTCGTCTTCCCCGCCCGTCAGCTCCAGGTCCTGCTCACCACGGCGGCGGCGCCGGCGGCGGCGGGACGTGACGCCGTCCTCAAGCTGCTCGCCGGTGTTTTCGTCCGCTTCGTCGTCCGCGTCCTCGGACTCGTTGTCGGCGTCCGGCTCGCTGGTGTCAGATCCGCGGCTGCTGCGTCCACGGCGTCCCCGGCTGCGGCGCCGGCGGCGGCTTCCGGCGTCGTCGCCTTCACCCTCCTCCTCAGTTTCTTCTTCGTCAGCTTCTGCCGTGGCGGCAACCGGGGCAGGGCGGACGGCAGCGGTCAGGTCCGGCGCCTGGAAGATCATGGACGAGAGCATGCCTGGCTCCAGGAAGAGTGAGGCGGCGGAGGGCACGTCGGCGGCACCTGCCGCGACGCTCTCTGCAGGCGCTGCGGGGGCCGCTGGAATTGTCTCCGCGGCTGGGCTTTCCGCGGCGGGCGTTTCGGCGGCGTGGTTCCCGGCAGCCGGAGTCTGGGCAGCAGGCGTTGCCGCGGCAGGGGCGGCCGACTTGGCGCGGCTGGCCCTGCGCCGGACCGGCTTCTCCACCGGCGCGTCTGCCGTTTCGGCGACGGTCGTTTCCACGTCGGCGGCTGCGGGCCCTGCGGATGCCTCGTCAACGAAAACCGGCAGGGTTTCGGCCGGTTCGGTGACCTTGCGGGTGCGTGAACGCCGGGCGGGAGCTTTCGCTTTGGCTTCGGGGGCGGGAGCCTCCGCGGCGGGAGCGTCGGCAGCGGCGGCCGGGACTGCTGTGTCCGCCGCGTCGGTTGCCGTTTCTGCTGTGGGTCCGCTCTTGGGAAGGGCCTTGCGGCGGGTCCGGAGGGGCCGCTTCGGCGGCGTGACCGCGGCCGGCGCCTCTCCTGCTTCTGCGGCGTTCCCGGCGACGCGCGGTTCTTCATTGCCTGTTACAACCTGGTCATGATCCATATGTGGCGACACTCCTGCCCCTGACGTGCCGCCACATCCGGCACCCGTGAGGGCAATTATTTGTCAACACCCGCGGGCATTGACAGAAGTCAATTGGATACCCTCAGGTTCGCACCGGCAGTGGGGTGCGGCAGCCCTGGAGAGCCGGCGGAAATGTTCGAAAACCCGTTGATCTACTCATCACAACCAGGTGCCGTCCAATGGAATTGCGGGACAGCCTGGACCAGAGGATCCGACGCGTCCTGCTCATCATTGGCGGTCTTGGAAACAAAATCGCCGGACCGGGACCCGGATGTGGATCGGGTTCCAGCCACGATCATTGTCTCACAAGAGCCGTCAAAGCAGGCGTAAGCCAGGCATCCGGACGTGGGTCTGGACCGAATGCCTTAGGAGAGCTCCACGGCGCCCGGGGTCCACCCAGCCGCCGGCGATACAATCAAAACCAGTTGTACCCGACCGAAGGACAGTCAATCCATGCCCAGCATCTCCAGTGCCACCGGCGAGGCAGCCGCGCGGCAGCACGGTCCCAGCACCTCCGTTGCCGACCGGCCGCTGCCCCCGATGACCCGGGTCCGGCCGTTCGCGTGGCTTCTGCTGATCACCGGCGTCGTCGGCTGGCTTGCCTCCGGGGCCCTGGTGCTGGAGAAGCTCGCGGTGCTTAAGGACCCCAGCCACGTAACGGTCTGCGATGTGAACCCGTGGATCTCCTGCGGGCAGGTCATGCAGACCTGGCAAGGTTCGGTGTTCGGCTTCCCCAACATGTTCATGGGCATCGTGGCGTTCGCGGTCGTCATCACCACAGCGATGGGCATGCTCGCCGGGGCAACGTTTGCGCGCTGGTACTGGCTGGGCCTGCAGGCCGGAGTAACCCTCGGGTTCGCATTCGTGGTCTGGCTCTGGTCGCAGGCGCTGTACTCCATCCACATCCTCTGCCCGTTCTGCATGGTTGTCTGGGCTGCGATGATTCCGATCTTTGTCTGGGTTACCGTCCGCAACGTGTCCCACGGCGTCCTGCCATTGCCGGCCGGTCCTGCCCGGATCGTGGGCGACTCCGGGTGGATCGCCGTCGCGCTGCTTTACGTCGCTGTGGTGGCGTCCATTTTCTTCGCCTTCATCCAGGTCTTTATCGGAACCTCAGGATATTAAGGCAACAACAGCCGGTTGATCCGCCTCCGGCGGTCCGGCCGGATCACCGCGCTGAGATGACAGCTAAGGCCAATGTTCGCGATGAACATTGGCCTTAGCTGTCACCTCGACGGGTGCGGGGGTTCGAAAGACTCCTAGAACCAGATCTTGATCTCGCGCTCGGCGGATTCCTCCGAGTCCGAGCCGTGGACCAGGTTCTGCTGCACCTTCAGGCCCCAGTCGCGGCCGAAGTCGCCGCGGATGGTGCCGGGGGCCGCCGTCGTGGGGTCGGTGGTGCCGGCGAGCGAGCGGAAGCCCTCGATGACGCGGTGGCCCTCGAAGATCGCGGCGACGACGGCGCCGCTGAGCATGAATTCGACGAGCGGCTCGTAAAACGGCTTGCCCACGTGCTCTTCGTAGTGCTGTTCGAGGAGTTCACGGCTCGCGTGTACCTTCTTGAGTTCGGCCAGGGTGTAGCCCTTGGCCTCGATGCGGGCGATGATGCTGCCCGTGAGGTTCCGGCTGACGCCGTCGGGCTTGATCAGGACGAGGGTGCGCTCAATGCTCACAGTTGCTCCAATGTGTTGGGGTGGGGTCCGGGCTTAGTTTAGTTGGTCGCAGCGTTTAGTTCGTCGGCTCGTTGGGGTGGGATTCGTCCCAGGCTGCCTGGTCGCGTTCGCGCTGGGCGGCTTCGCGGTCTATCCGGATACCGGTGCGGATCCCGTACCACCAGGCCACCGCGAAGAGCGCCCCCACCAGGAACATCGCCGGTTCCAGGATGCCGGTCAGGATCAGCACAACTTGCAGGACCCAGCCCAGGCCCACGCCCCACGGTTTGGCGAGGACCGCGCAGGTGAAGACGAAGACCAGCGCCAGCACGATCCCGACGGAGAAAATAAGGACCGGCGCGAACTCGTCGCGCCGGAGCCCGAACACCGTGAGGGTGCCGAAGAGCACCACGAAGGCCTCCAGCAGCAGCACCGTCGAGGCGAACATGGCTTTGGTGGAACGGCGTTTCTTGGGCATCCCGGGACGCCAATCGCGCTGGGCCTTGGTGAGTTTCGCCATGGTCTAGGCGTCCGCCTTTCCGAGCAGGATCCGGGCTTCCGCGACGAGCGTGATGGAACCGGTGACGAGGACGCCGCCGGAAAGGTCATCATTGGCTTCGGCGCGTTCCACGGCCCATTCGAGGGCGTCGTCGAGTTTCTCGGCCACGTGGATGTTGTCCTCGCCGAACCCGAGGTCGAGGGCGAGTTCCGCAAGGTCCTCGGCGGGCACCGCGCGGGGCGAGTTGGACTGCGTGAAGCAGTACTCGGCGGCCAGGTCGCCGAGGGATTCCTTGAGCTGGCGGAGGATTTCCTCGGCGTCCTTTTCCCGCAGGACGCCGACCACCACCACCAGTTTCGTGAAGCTGAACGCTTCGTGGATGGCCTCGGCGGAGACGCGGATGCCCTCGGGGTTGTGCGCGGCATCCACAATGATGGTCGGCGCGGTGCGCACCACCTCGAGCCGGCCGGGCGAGGTCACGGAGGCGAACGCCTCCTGCACGAGCCCGGCGTCGAGCGGCTTTTCCGCGCCGAAGAAGGCCTCCAGCGCGGCGATGGCGACGGCGGCGTTCTCGGCCTGGTGTGCGCCGTGCAGCGGCACCAGGAGATCCTCATAGCGTCCCGCGATGCCCTGGATGGTGACCATCTGGCCGCCGACGGCGACGGTGCGGGCCTCGACGCCGAATTCGACGCCTTCGAAGCGGAACGGAACGTTCGTTTCCTTGGCCTTCTCTAACAGCACCTGCGCGGCGTCCCGGGGCTGCGCGGCGCTGACCAGGAAGCCGCCGGGTTTGATGATGCCGGCCTTTTCGTACGCGATGTCCTCCGTGGTGTCGCCCAGCAGCTCCGTGTGGTCCAGCGAGATGGGAGTAACCACGAAGACCTGGCCGTCGCCGACGTTGGTCGCGTCGGTGATGCCGCCCAGGCCCACCTCGATGACGGCGACGTTGACGGGCTGGTCGGCGAAGACCGCGAAGCCCAGGATGGTGAGGCACTCGAAGTACGTCAGCCTCGGCTGGCCCTCGGCTTCGAGTTCGCCGTCCACGATGGCCAGGTACGGGCGGATCTCGTCCCAGATCCGGACGAAAGTCTCATCCGGCACCGGGGCTCCGTCGATGCTGATCCGCTCGGTGACCCTGGACAGGTGCGGGCTGGTGTAGCGCCCGGTGCTCAGCCCGTGCGCGCGCAGCCCGGCCTCGATCATGCGGGCGGTCGAGGTCTTACCGTTCGTGCCGGTGATATGGATGATCGGGAACGCCTTGTTCGGCTCGCCCAGAATGTCCATGGCCCGGTGCAGCGGGGCCAGCCGTGGCTCCATCTTGTTTTCCGGCGCCCGCCCCAGCAGTTCGGCGTAGACGCTTTCAACGGAAAATTCATCGGTCATGGATTATGCCCCTGCTTCAACGGTTACTTTTGCGACGACTACCTGTGGTTCGTTGACCTCACCGGGAACGGTGTCCAGCTCCACGGTCAGGGTTTCGGTCTTGACCAGGTCTGCGTGGGCCAGGAGCGCCCGGACGGTGCCCGGCGCCGCGGTGACGGTGGTGCGGATCCGGTCGCTGACGTTCAGCCCGGCGTCCTTGCGGGCCTGCTGGATGGCGCGGACCAGGTCGCGGGCCGTTCCTTCCGCTTCCAGTTCGGGGGTGACTTCGGTGTTGAGCACCACGAAGCCGCCGCCGGGCAGGACTGCGGCTGCCCGGGAGCCTTCCCCCTCGGCCGCCGCGGCCACCACGGTTTCCAGGGAATATTCCTGCGGTTCGAGTTCCAGGCCGCCGGAAACAACAACCCCGTCGACGCCGTCGATTGTTTGCACAGACCAGTTCCCGGATTTGGCGCCCTTGATGGCCTGCTGGACGTTTTTGCCCAGCCGCGGCCCGGCGGCCCGGGCGTTGACCACGAGCTTCTGCTCAATGCCGAACTCCTCCGGGGAGGCGCTCTCGGCGTCGAGCAGGCGGACCGAGCGCAGGTTCAGTTCGTCGGCGACGACGGCGGCGAAGCCTTCCAGCGCGTCCGCGCCGGGTGCCACCACCGTCAGTTCCTGCAGCGGCAGCCGGACCCGGAGGTTGGCGGCCTTGCGCAGCGAGGAGCCGGTGGAGCAGATCTGCTGGACCCGGTCCATGGCCTCGACGAGCCCGGCGTCGGCCGGGAACAGGTCGGCGTCCGGCCAGTCGGCCAGGTGCACGGAGCGCCCGCCGGTGAGGCCGCGCCAGATCTCCTCGGAGACCAGCGGCAGCAGCGACGCCGAGACCCGGCACACTGTCTCCAGGGCGGTATAGAGCGCGTCGAAGGCGTCGATGTTCTCATCGAAGAAGCGCTGGCGGCTGCGGCGCACGTACCAGTTGGTGAGCATGTCCAGGTAGCCGCGCAGCGCGTCGCAGGCACCGGAGATGTCGTAGCCGTCCAGCCGCTCAGTCATGGCCCGGACCAGGTCCCCGGTGTTGGCCATCAGGTACTTATCCAGGGTGTCGGCGTAGCCGTCGTAGCGAAGCTTCGCGTCGTAGCCCGACGCTTTTCCATCCACAGCGTTCGAGGCGTTTGTGTACAGCGTGAAGAAGCTGTACACGTTCCACAGCGGCAGGATGACCTGGCGGACGCCGTCGCGGATGCCCTGTTCGGTGACCACAAGGTTGCCGCCGCGCAGGATGGGGCTGGACATCAGGAACCAGCGCATGGCGTCGGATCCGTCCCGGTCCAGGACCTCGGAAACGTCCGGGTAGTTCTGGAGGCTCTTGGACATTTTCTGCCCGTCCGAGCCCAGCACGATGCCGTGGCTGATGACGTTGCGGAAGGCAGGCCGGTCGAACAGGGCGGTGGAGAGGATGTGCAGCATATAGAACCAGCCGCGGGTCTGGCCGATGTATTCGACGATGAAGTCCGCCGGATTGTGGGTGTCGAACCATTCCTCGTTCTGGAACGGGTAGTGGACCTGGCCGTACGGCATGGAGCCGGAGTCGAACCAGACATCCAGGACGTCTTCGACCCGGCGCATGACGGACTGCCCCTCCTCCGGGGTACGCGGGTCGTCCGGGTTGGGGCGGGTGAGCTCGTCGATGAACGGCCGGTGCAGGTCCACCTGGCCGTCGTTGTTCAGCGGCAACCGGCCGAAGTCGGCCTCGATCTCGGCGAGCGAGCCGTAGACATCCGTGCGCGGGTAGTCCGGGTCATTGGACTGCCAGACCGGGATGGGGCTGCCCCAGTAGCGGTTCCGGCTGATGGACCAGTCGCGGGCGTTGGCGAGCCACTTGCCGAACTGGCCGTCCTTGACGTTGCCGGGGATCCAGTTGATTTCCTGGTTCAGCTCGGACATGCGGTCCTTGAACTTGGTGACTTCCACGTACCAGGAGGACACTGCCCGGTAGATCAGCGGATTCCGGCAGCGCCAGCAGTGCGGGTAGCTGTGCTCGTAGCTCGCCTGGCGGACCAGCCGTCCCTGGGCGCGGAGCACCTGGGTGATGGGCTTGTTGGCTTCGAAGACCTGGAGCCCGGCGATCCCGGCAAGGTCGCCGTGGCCGAAGAGCGGCAGGAACTTCGCACCCTCGTCCACTGAGAGGACGACCGGGATCCCGGCTTCTTCACAAACCTTCTGGTCATCCTCACCGTAAGCGGGCGCCTGGTGGACGATCCCGGTGCCGTCCGTGGTGGTGACGTAGTCAGCCACCAGGAAACGCCAGCCGTTCTCGGTGCCGTACTTCTCGGTGTCGGAGAAGTAATCCCAGAGCGGCTCGTAGGTCAGCCCTTCGAGCTCGACGCCGGTGTGCCGGGAGGTGACAGCTGCCTCCGCAGCCGCAACGCCCTCGGCGCCGTCACCGTAGCCGAGGTCCTTGGCGTAGGCGCCCAGGAGGTCCGCGGCGAGCAGGAACCGGCCGGTGACGGGCGCTTCAGCCGCCGCGGCCTTGACCCCATGCGGGCCGGCGGGCAGCACCGCGTAGGTGATGGCGGGCCCGACGGCGAGCGCCAGGTTGGTGGGCAGGGTCCAGGGCGTGGTGGTCCAGGCCAGGGCCTGGACGCCGGCGAGCTGTTGGGAGAGTGCGGACTCCCCCGCCGTGATGGGGAAGGTGACCGTGACGGTCTGGTCCTGCCGGTTCTTGTAGACGTCATCATCCATGCGCAGTTCATGGTTGGACAGCGGCGTCTCGTCCTTCCAGCAGTACGGCAGCACCCGGTAGCCGTTGTAGGTCAGGCCCTTCTCGTGCAACTGCTTGAAGGCCCAGAGCACGGACTCCATGTACTCGACGTTGAGCGTCTTGTAATCGTTCTCGAAGTCCACCCAGCGCGCCTGGCGGGTGACGTAGCTCTGCCACTCGTCGGCGTACTTCATCACCGAGGCACGGCAGGCGTCGTTGAACTTGTCGATGCCCATGGCTTCGATCTGGGTCTTGTCCGTCATGCCCAGCTGCTTCATGGCTTCGAGTTCGGCGGGCAGCCCGTGGGTGTCCCAGCCGAAGCGGCGCTCGACGCGGCGGCCGCGCTGGGTCTGGTAGCGGCCCACCAAGTCCTTGGCGTAGCCGGTCAGCAGGTGGCCGTAATGCGGCAGCCCGTTGGCAAATGGCGGGCCGTCATAGAACACGAACTCGTTGCTGCCGTCTTCACCAGCATCGCGCTGGTCGATGCTGGCCTGGAACGTACCGTCCTCATCCCAGTACTTGAGGATGCGCTCTTCGATCTCCGGGAACTTCACGGAGGCGGATACGCCTGCGGCGGTGGAAGCAGAGCTGGTGGCGCCTGCGCCGGACGGAGCGGCGGAGGCCTTCGGGTAATAAGTCATCTCGACATCCTGGGTTGAGCTGGTGAACAAATGGATTCATTCAGGATGCGAGGACGGCCCCTGCGTTCTCTTTAGGAGAACACCTGCACCGCGGTACCACCTCACTTACCGCCACCGGACCCCCGCGCAAGGAGGGAGCACCGGCGTCGGCCGCTCATTACTGCTGTGACGGGCTTACCCGTCCGGTTCTACCGGCCCTGGCGCGCTGTTTCGCATAACGGCTGCGGCGCCGGGGCGTTCTTCCGGAAGCTCACCGGTGATGGCCGGGTCAAAGCTGTTAGAAGAAGTCTAACAAGTGTCACGGGCACGCAATGCCTACACTGGGTCCCATGATGTTCCGGACCCGGGGCCACGGCGCCTCCCCCCGACGGCCTGCCGGCCGCGCACATGCCGGCTGGCGGTGGATGGCGGGGCTGGCGGCAGCGCCGGTGGTGGTGGTTTCCGTCTTCCGCGCAGTACCGCGGGAATGGCCCACCACGGCAGTGCAGTTGGTGTCCTTCACCCCGTGGCTGGTGGTGCCTGCCGGCGCCTCGCTGGTGTTTGCGGTGCTGGGCCGGCGGCGGTGGATGGCCGGTGCCGCGGCAGGACTTGTGGCCGTGCAGATTTTTTGGCTGGTTCCGCTGGACTTTGCGCGGGCCTCGCCCGGCCCGGAGGCCGCGGCGCACACCGGCGGCGGCGTGGTGGACATCCGGGTGATGAGTCTGAACGCCAAGCTCGGCACAGCGGATGCTGCGGAGATTGTCCGGCTGGTCCGTGAGAACGGCATCACGGCGCTGATGCTCCAGGAATATACCCAGGCCCTGGAGGACCGGCTGGCGGTTGCCGGCCTGTCAAACGCCCTCCCAAACAGGATCAGTGCCCCCGCGGGCGGCGCCGCCGGAAACGCGGTCTACTCCGTCCATGACCTGACGGCTGAGGGGACGGTCCCGGACTCGCATTTTCCGATGCCCATGATCCGGGTCACCGCCGGGTCCGCGGAACAGCGGGCGGTCGTCGAACTGACGAACGTCCACACCCGCGCGCCCGTGGGCGTGGGTCTGCCGAAGTGGCGCAGTGACCTGGCAGCCCTCGGGAAGCTGACATCCCGGCCGGGGAACGTGGTGCTGGCCGGGGACTTCAACGCCAGTTACGACCACGCCGAGTTCCGCCGGCTGCTGGCGGGCCGGGGCGGGGCGGGCGTGGACGTGGGGACAGCCCAGGGTGCCCGGCTGGTCCCCACCTGGCCGATGGATGAGGTGCTGCTTCCCGGCATTACCATCGACCATCTGGTCACCAGCACGTCCGTGCGCGGCTCGGCGTACACCGTGCACCGGGTGTCCGGAACGGACCACGCCGCCATCATCGCGACGCTCTCCGTCCCGGCCACCGGGTGAGAGCTGAGCGCCCTGAGCCCTAGTTCTTGCGGATCACCTTGAAGTTGGAGGCCTGCGCCACCGGGCGGATGACGATCTGGTCCAGGTTGACGTGGTGCGGCGCCGTGACGGCGTACCGGACGACGTCGGCGACGTCCGCCGCGGTGAGGGGCTTCGCGACCCCCTGGTAAACCTTGGCGGCGGCACCCTGGTCGCCGAGCCTGTTCAAGGAGAACTCCTCCGTCTGCACCATGCCCGGCGCCACCTCGATCACGCGGAGGTTGTGCTCGGCCTCTTCCAGGCGCAGGGCGCCGGTCAGGGCGTGCTGGGCAAACTTCGCCGCGTTGTAGCCGGCGCCGCCCTCATAGGCGGACAGTCCCGCCGTCGAGGTCAGGTTCAGGACGGTGCCTTCCCCATCGGCGCGCAGCATCGGCAGGAAGGCCCGGATGAGTTTCATGGTGCCCAGGACGTTGACCTCGAACATCCATTCCCAGTCCGCGGTCCGCGTTTGGGCTACCTTATCCGCGCCGCGGGCGCCGCCGGCGATGTTGATCAGCGTGTCGATCCCCCCGGCGCGGGTGACCTCGTCCACCAGCCGGTCGACGGCCGCGTCGTCGGTCACGTCTGCCGGAAGCGCGACGGCGCCGGTTTCGGCGGCGAGCGCCGCCAGCCGGTCCGCGCGGCGGGCGACGGCAAAGACCGTCCAGCCCTCCGCCCGGAGGGCGCGCACGGTAGCCTCGCCGATTCCGGTGCTGGCGCCGGTGACAACTGCTGCTTTGGCTCGGGGTGATGTGTGCTGGATTCCCTCAGTCATGGCACCACCCTAGTAGACCGAACCCTCCCGCCGATCCACCGGAACCAGAAGAGACCCTCCCGCAGATCCGGTCTCCTGTGCGGCTGGCTTCGCCCGGCGTGAAAGAATTGCCGCATGGCTGAAGACACGCAGGGTACAGACACGCCCACCACCGCCCCCATCAATGTTCCGGACAAGCCCGCCCTGGAGGGACTGGAAGGCGCCCTCACCCGGCGCTGGCTTGAGGAAGGGACCTACAAGTTCAACCCGGACACCACCCGGGAGCAGGTCTACTCGATCGACACTCCCCCACCCACGGCGTCCGGTTCGCTGCACGTCGGGCACATGTTCTCCTACACCCAGACCGACGTCCTGGCGCGCTACCAGCGCATGACCGGCAAAAACGTCTTCTACCCGATGGGCTGGGATGACAACGGCCTGCCCACCGAGCGCCGCGTGCAGAACTACTTCGGTGTGCGCTGCGATCCCACCACCGCCTACGACGCGGACTACCGGCCCCCGGCGGAGCCGGCCAAGAACCAGCGCGACTTCGACGTCGTCTCGCGCCGGAACTTCATCGAACTTTGCGAAGAACTCGCCGTCGAGGACGAGTTGGTCTTCGAACACCTGTTCCAGACACTCGGCTTGTCCGTGGACTGGGACCTCACCTACCGGACCATCGATGAGAAGTCCCGCGCCATCTCCCAGCGCGCCTTCCTGGCAAACCTCGCCGCGGGCGACGCCTACATGGCCGAGGCGCCCACCCTGTGGGACGTCACCTTCCGCACCGCCGTGGCCCAGGCCGAGCTCGAGGACCGCGAAGTTGCCGGCGCCTACTACCGCTACCCCTTCTTCACCGAAGACGGTGACAAGATCTACATCGAGACCACCCGCCCCGAACTGCTGGCCGCCTGCGCCGCGCTCGTGGCGAACCCTGACGACGAGCGGTACCAGCCGCTGTTCGGGAAGACAGTCACCTCCCCGGTGTTCGGCGTCGAGGTGGAGGTCAAGGCCCACCCGCTCGCCAAGGCGGACAAGGGCTCCGGCATCGCCATGGTGTGCACCTTCGGCGACCTCACCGACGTCACCTGGTGGCGGGAACTCCAGCTGCCCACCCGCGCCATCGTGGGCCGCGACGGGCGCATCATCGGCGAGACCCCGGAGTGGATCGCCACCGACCAGGGCCGCGCCGCTTTCGAAGCCATCGCCGGCAAAACCGTCTTCAGCGCCAAGGAGGCCGTGGTGGAGCTTCTGGCAGCGGCGGACCTCCTCGACGGTGAGCCGAAGAAGATTCTGCACCCGGTGAACTTCTTCGAGAAGGGCGACAAGCCCCTGGAAGTAGTGACCTCCCGCCAGTGGTACATCCGCAACGGCGGCCGCGACGCGGAACGGCGCGAGCGGCTCATTGCCCGCGGCCATGAGATCGATTTCCACCCGGCGTTCATGCGTTCCCGCTACGAGAACTGGATCTCCGGGCTGAACGGGGACTGGCTGGTCTCCCGCCAGCGCTTCTTCGGCGTTCCCGTGCCGGTCTGGTATCCGCTGGACGCCGACGGCAACCCGGACTTCGCGGCACCCATCGTTCCATCGGACGCCCACCTGCCGGTGGACCCGGCCGCGGACGCGGCCCCGGGCTACGAGGAGTCCCGGCGCGACGTGCCGGGTGGCTTCACCGGTGACGCCGATGTGCTCGACACCTGGGCGACCTCGTCCTTGACCCCGCAGATTGTGGGCGGCTGGAGCACCGACGAGGCGCTCTTCGCCAAGGTGTTCCCCTTCGACGTGCGGCCGCAGGGCCATGACATCATCCGTACCTGGCTGTTCTCCTCCGCGGTCCGCGCCGATGCGCTGCAGGATCTCGCGCCGTGGAAGCATGCAGCCATCTCCGGCTGGATCCTGGACCCGGACCGCAAGAAGATGTCCAAGTCCAAGGGCAATGTGATCGTCCCGACCGACGTGCTCGAAGAGTACGGCTCGGACGCCGTGCGGTACTGGGCGGCCTCGGCGAAGCTCGGCGCGGACACGGCGTATGAGATCGCACAGATGAAGATCGGCCGCCGGCTGGCGATCAAACTGCTCAACGCCTCCAAGTTCGTGCTGAACCTGGGCGCCACGGAGAACTCCGTGGTGTCCGGTGACCTTTCGGTGCTGAGCAATCCCCTGGACCGTGCCGTGCTTGCCCAGCTCTCCGACGTGGTCTTCCAGGCCACCAAGGCGTTCGAGAGCTATGACTACGCCCGTGCGCTGCAGCTCACGGAAAGCTTCTTCTGGCACTTCACCGATGACTACGTGGAACTGATCAAGGACCGCGCCTACGGTGCTGCCGGGGATGCCCAGCAGGCCTCCGTGCTGGCCGCATTGGCGACGAGCCTGGACACCCTCCTGCGGCTCTTTGCACCGTTCCTGCCGTTCGCGACGGAAGAAGTCTGGAGCTGGTGGCGCACCGGCTCGGTGCACCGCGCCCCGTGGCCGTCCGCCGTCGAGATCGACGGCGACACCACGTTGCTGGCCACCGTCGGGGCCGCGCTCAGCGGCAT is drawn from Micrococcaceae bacterium Sec5.8 and contains these coding sequences:
- a CDS encoding Rne/Rng family ribonuclease; the encoded protein is MDHDQVVTGNEEPRVAGNAAEAGEAPAAVTPPKRPLRTRRKALPKSGPTAETATDAADTAVPAAAADAPAAEAPAPEAKAKAPARRSRTRKVTEPAETLPVFVDEASAGPAAADVETTVAETADAPVEKPVRRRASRAKSAAPAAATPAAQTPAAGNHAAETPAAESPAAETIPAAPAAPAESVAAGAADVPSAASLFLEPGMLSSMIFQAPDLTAAVRPAPVAATAEADEEETEEEGEGDDAGSRRRRRSRGRRGRSSRGSDTSEPDADNESEDADDEADENTGEQLEDGVTSRRRRRRRRGEQDLELTGGEDDDPPNTVTRVRAPRAATEAPVNNRVTSLKGSTRLEAKKQRRRESRDTGRRRTVITEAEFLARRESVDRQMIVRQRDDRIQIGVLEDGVLAEHFVSKTQQDSLIGNVYLGKVQNVLPSMEAAFVDIGRGRNAVLYAGEVNWESVNLEGKQRRIENALKSGDPVLVQVTKDPVGHKGARLTSQISLPGRYLVYVPGGSMTGISRKLPDVERNRLKRILKDRLPEDAGVIVRTAAEGASEEELTHDINRLRAQWEGIESQSTSTKLLAPELLYGEPDLTIKVVRDVFNEDFSKLIVSGEEAWDTIEAYVTYVAPDLVGRLEKWTKDTDIFAAWRIDEQIHKALDRKVFLPSGGSLVIDRTEAMTVVDVNTGKFTGSGGNLEETVTKNNLEAAEEVIRQLRLRDIGGIIVIDFIDMVLESNRDLVLRRMVECLGRDRTKHQVAEVTSLGLVQMTRKRMGTGLLEVFGEECEACAGRGIVTHDEPVEHRRANVVAAEHHVPRTEQQPAARTERKSRRRGRGGQGSDEQTAPAAVHTEPTDAERHAKAEATRAALANIAAAAHAAHLHDGESAAAAEAGARQAAVDAAVELAAAEEAAGRPGAVLTFGGDQVALPFVEHADQAASPALTLDLLTEAFAHLGAADAASPAQKPADQKPADQEQAGQLPSGQEPAVQERATTAPAAAARTGADAGTSRPRRGRRNRSASRAQGAANETSVEQRRETPQAAAVAVHEAKAPAAPVAKRASSEPIILGVGVPASEL
- a CDS encoding vitamin K epoxide reductase family protein; translation: MPSISSATGEAAARQHGPSTSVADRPLPPMTRVRPFAWLLLITGVVGWLASGALVLEKLAVLKDPSHVTVCDVNPWISCGQVMQTWQGSVFGFPNMFMGIVAFAVVITTAMGMLAGATFARWYWLGLQAGVTLGFAFVVWLWSQALYSIHILCPFCMVVWAAMIPIFVWVTVRNVSHGVLPLPAGPARIVGDSGWIAVALLYVAVVASIFFAFIQVFIGTSGY
- the ndk gene encoding nucleoside-diphosphate kinase; this translates as MSIERTLVLIKPDGVSRNLTGSIIARIEAKGYTLAELKKVHASRELLEQHYEEHVGKPFYEPLVEFMLSGAVVAAIFEGHRVIEGFRSLAGTTDPTTAAPGTIRGDFGRDWGLKVQQNLVHGSDSEESAEREIKIWF
- a CDS encoding DUF4233 domain-containing protein translates to MAKLTKAQRDWRPGMPKKRRSTKAMFASTVLLLEAFVVLFGTLTVFGLRRDEFAPVLIFSVGIVLALVFVFTCAVLAKPWGVGLGWVLQVVLILTGILEPAMFLVGALFAVAWWYGIRTGIRIDREAAQRERDQAAWDESHPNEPTN
- a CDS encoding folylpolyglutamate synthase/dihydrofolate synthase family protein, translated to MTDEFSVESVYAELLGRAPENKMEPRLAPLHRAMDILGEPNKAFPIIHITGTNGKTSTARMIEAGLRAHGLSTGRYTSPHLSRVTERISIDGAPVPDETFVRIWDEIRPYLAIVDGELEAEGQPRLTYFECLTILGFAVFADQPVNVAVIEVGLGGITDATNVGDGQVFVVTPISLDHTELLGDTTEDIAYEKAGIIKPGGFLVSAAQPRDAAQVLLEKAKETNVPFRFEGVEFGVEARTVAVGGQMVTIQGIAGRYEDLLVPLHGAHQAENAAVAIAALEAFFGAEKPLDAGLVQEAFASVTSPGRLEVVRTAPTIIVDAAHNPEGIRVSAEAIHEAFSFTKLVVVVGVLREKDAEEILRQLKESLGDLAAEYCFTQSNSPRAVPAEDLAELALDLGFGEDNIHVAEKLDDALEWAVERAEANDDLSGGVLVTGSITLVAEARILLGKADA